TATCGCCTTGGGACCGCAACGTACCGGCGCCGAAGGCGCCATGCGATCCGTTCAGGCCACGCTGTACTGTCTGAAAGCCGCTCCGGCCTTGGCTGCCACCGCGCAGTCCCTCCCCCGCCCGCTGCGCACCGATGACGCGCTGCCAGAACGCGCGCTGATTGGCGACGAAGATGCTCGCGATGAGCTGATCCGTGTGGTGTACGGTAGCCTAACCGCTGCAGGACCGGATGACCCTACATTGCTGACTGTCTCGACGTTCCTGAAATACGGGGGATCACTGGAGACCTGTGCCAAGGAACTCAATGTGCACCCCAACACCATCCGGTACCGTCTCAAGCGTGCAGCGGAATCCACCGGTTGGGACGCCACCGACCCGCGTGAGGCGTACGTGCTTATTACGGCCATCGCTCTAGGGCGTATGGCCACAGCGCAGTAAATCGTTTTTTCGTGCTCCCCGCTGGCATGCGCTGAATCGTATCCCATACCAATTCAGCCTATGACGCGACAGCCTCATCAGACAAGGCAGACGAAGGCCACTGCGGCTATTGCAGGGCGTTGTCTCGTACAGTAGGACTG
This sequence is a window from Bifidobacterium breve DSM 20213 = JCM 1192. Protein-coding genes within it:
- a CDS encoding PucR family transcriptional regulator, translating into MSDFLELLAADAANSSDFTDRSGISATDRARTVLFECLFNHLADDRVASLFTILGFEHDFTCYAIAGYPARSAARSRVDIEKIVADFGGTCLTAERPITGLTGADNGTGRTAVVALIRPVGAATPEIICNTIAPAFDADRPIALGPQRTGAEGAMRSVQATLYCLKAAPALAATAQSLPRPLRTDDALPERALIGDEDARDELIRVVYGSLTAAGPDDPTLLTVSTFLKYGGSLETCAKELNVHPNTIRYRLKRAAESTGWDATDPREAYVLITAIALGRMATAQ